The following coding sequences lie in one Halorarum halophilum genomic window:
- a CDS encoding proteasome assembly chaperone family protein, with protein MEPIDIEVVSDPDLEDPTFIEGLPGVGHVGKLVAEHLVEEFDGTLVRRVYTTQFPPQVTVDDEGVTELTHAEFHHVDAEGVDLLVLTGDHQAASNEGHYTLTDAFLDVAEEFGCERAFALGGVPTGELIEDDEYDVLGAVSDRDAREGLEEAGVEFREDEPAGGIVGVSGLVLGLGGRRGLNAACLMGETSGYLVDPKSAQAVLEVLQNALGFEVDFADLEERAEEMEEVVGKIQEMQGGGGMPSEDELRYIG; from the coding sequence ATGGAACCTATCGACATCGAGGTCGTGTCGGACCCCGACCTCGAGGACCCCACGTTCATCGAGGGGCTGCCGGGCGTCGGCCACGTCGGAAAACTCGTCGCCGAACACCTCGTCGAGGAGTTCGACGGGACGCTCGTCCGACGCGTCTACACCACCCAGTTCCCGCCGCAGGTGACCGTCGACGACGAGGGCGTCACCGAACTCACACACGCCGAGTTCCACCACGTCGACGCCGAGGGCGTCGACCTGCTGGTCCTCACTGGCGACCACCAGGCCGCGAGCAACGAGGGCCACTACACCCTCACGGACGCGTTCCTCGACGTGGCAGAGGAGTTCGGCTGCGAGCGTGCCTTCGCGCTCGGCGGCGTCCCCACCGGCGAACTCATCGAGGACGACGAGTACGACGTACTCGGCGCGGTGAGCGACCGCGACGCGAGGGAGGGGCTCGAGGAGGCGGGCGTGGAGTTCAGGGAGGACGAACCGGCCGGCGGCATCGTCGGCGTCTCGGGGCTCGTGCTCGGGCTCGGCGGGCGACGCGGGCTGAACGCGGCGTGCCTGATGGGCGAGACGTCCGGCTACCTCGTCGACCCCAAGAGCGCGCAGGCGGTCCTCGAAGTGCTCCAGAACGCGCTCGGCTTCGAGGTCGACTTCGCTGACCTCGAGGAGCGCGCCGAGGAGATGGAGGAGGTCGTCGGCAAGATCCAGGAGATGCAGGGCGGCGGCGGGATGCCGAGCGAGGACGAACTCCGCTACATCGGGTGA
- a CDS encoding RNA-protein complex protein Nop10 codes for MKSDIKVCSAWEGRHERPVYTLHSECPECGADAVNSAPAPFSPEDPYGEYRRRARERSSSSGSE; via the coding sequence GTGAAATCGGACATCAAAGTTTGTTCGGCGTGGGAGGGCCGTCACGAGCGACCGGTGTACACGCTGCATTCGGAGTGCCCGGAGTGTGGCGCGGACGCGGTGAACTCCGCGCCCGCGCCGTTCAGCCCCGAGGACCCGTACGGCGAGTATCGGCGTCGTGCGCGTGAACGGTCCTCTTCGTCGGGTTCCGAGTAG
- a CDS encoding aldo/keto reductase, producing MTDQQSLSAEEAPRANDMPMLGLGTWQNDDPEECRSSVATALDMGYRHIDTAQVYRNEAAVGDGIADADVDREDVFLATKVWKDNLAPEDVHETTRGSLDDLGVDSVDLLYVHWPAGEYEAEATLDAFDELYDEGLVDRIGVSNFLPEQIEEAAGLSDAPIFANQVECHPLLQQDEIRETCAEHDVEVVAYSPLARGEVFDVPEIREVAEKHDASPAQVSLAWLREKGVTAIPKATGEAHIRDNWESLALDLDDEDVAAIDDIDGSDRQIDPDFGPWNR from the coding sequence ATGACCGACCAGCAGTCGCTCTCCGCCGAGGAGGCACCGCGCGCGAACGACATGCCGATGCTGGGGCTCGGCACCTGGCAGAACGACGACCCGGAGGAGTGCCGGTCGAGCGTGGCGACGGCGCTGGACATGGGATATCGCCACATCGACACCGCACAGGTGTACCGCAACGAGGCCGCCGTCGGGGACGGCATCGCCGACGCCGACGTCGACCGCGAGGACGTGTTCCTCGCGACGAAGGTGTGGAAGGACAACCTCGCGCCCGAGGACGTCCACGAGACGACCCGCGGGAGCCTCGACGATCTGGGCGTCGACTCCGTCGACCTCCTGTACGTCCACTGGCCGGCCGGCGAGTACGAGGCGGAGGCCACGCTCGACGCGTTCGACGAACTGTACGACGAGGGGCTCGTCGACCGGATCGGCGTGTCGAACTTCCTGCCCGAGCAGATCGAGGAAGCGGCCGGACTCTCGGACGCGCCGATCTTCGCCAACCAGGTCGAGTGCCACCCGCTGCTCCAGCAGGACGAGATCCGCGAGACGTGTGCCGAGCACGACGTGGAGGTCGTCGCCTACTCGCCGCTCGCGCGCGGCGAGGTGTTCGACGTTCCCGAGATCCGGGAGGTCGCCGAGAAGCACGACGCCAGCCCCGCGCAGGTGAGCCTAGCGTGGCTGCGCGAGAAGGGCGTCACCGCCATCCCGAAGGCGACGGGGGAGGCGCACATCCGCGACAACTGGGAGTCGCTCGCGCTCGACCTCGACGACGAGGACGTCGCCGCCATCGACGACATCGATGGGTCGGACCGCCAGATCGACCCGGACTTCGGTCCGTGGAACCGGTGA
- a CDS encoding translation initiation factor IF-2 subunit alpha, protein MKFSGWPEKGELVVGEVDEITDFGVFVDLDEYEDKRGLTHVSEVASGWIKNIRDHVNVGERVVAKVLDVDESSQQIDLSIKDVNDHQRSDKIQEWKNERKADNWMTIAFGEDVSDDKYTRVAEALYHEFGSMYDGFEAAAIHGEEALKDTDLDGEEIAAIVEAARENVSVPYVNVTGFVDLESAEADGVDDVKAALKAAEGNGEVPDEVELDVSYVGAPEYRIRVRAPDYKVAENELEESAERARQSIEAAGGKGSFHRDRETEDE, encoded by the coding sequence ATGAAATTCAGCGGCTGGCCCGAGAAGGGCGAACTCGTCGTCGGCGAGGTCGACGAGATCACCGACTTCGGCGTGTTCGTGGACCTGGACGAGTACGAGGACAAACGCGGGCTCACGCACGTGAGCGAGGTGGCGAGCGGGTGGATCAAGAACATCCGCGACCACGTGAACGTCGGCGAGCGCGTCGTGGCGAAGGTGCTCGACGTCGACGAGTCGTCCCAGCAGATCGACCTCTCGATCAAGGACGTCAACGACCACCAGCGCTCGGACAAGATCCAGGAGTGGAAGAACGAGCGCAAGGCGGACAACTGGATGACCATCGCGTTCGGCGAGGACGTGAGCGACGACAAGTACACGCGCGTCGCCGAGGCGCTCTACCACGAGTTCGGCTCAATGTACGACGGCTTCGAGGCGGCCGCCATCCACGGCGAGGAGGCGCTCAAGGACACCGACCTCGACGGCGAGGAGATCGCGGCCATCGTCGAGGCGGCCCGCGAGAACGTCTCCGTCCCGTACGTGAACGTCACGGGCTTCGTCGACCTCGAGTCCGCGGAGGCGGACGGCGTGGACGACGTGAAGGCGGCGCTGAAGGCCGCGGAGGGCAACGGCGAGGTGCCCGACGAGGTCGAACTCGACGTCTCCTACGTCGGCGCCCCGGAGTACCGCATCAGGGTCCGTGCGCCGGACTACAAGGTCGCCGAGAACGAACTGGAGGAGTCGGCTGAGCGCGCGCGCCAGTCCATCGAGGCCGCGGGCGGGAAGGGTTCGTTCCACCGCGACCGCGAGACCGAGGACGAGTAG
- a CDS encoding 30S ribosomal protein S27e, protein MAGNFFRIQCPDCDNEQVVFGKASSVVNCAVCGTTLATPTGGDATFAGEVVETVEQRA, encoded by the coding sequence ATGGCAGGGAACTTCTTCCGCATCCAGTGCCCGGACTGCGACAACGAGCAGGTCGTCTTCGGCAAGGCGTCCTCGGTGGTCAACTGCGCCGTCTGCGGCACGACGCTCGCCACCCCGACCGGCGGCGACGCCACGTTCGCCGGCGAGGTCGTCGAGACCGTCGAACAGCGCGCGTAA
- a CDS encoding 50S ribosomal protein L44e yields the protein MEMPRRLNTYCPHCNAHHEVEVEKVRRGRETGMKWTDRQQARGTSVIGNAGKFSKVPGGDKPTKKTHLKYRCSECGKAHMREGWRAGRLTFQE from the coding sequence GCCTGAACACGTACTGCCCGCACTGTAACGCCCACCACGAGGTCGAAGTGGAGAAGGTCCGCCGGGGCCGCGAGACCGGCATGAAGTGGACCGACCGCCAGCAGGCCCGCGGCACGTCCGTCATCGGGAACGCCGGCAAGTTCTCGAAGGTGCCGGGTGGCGACAAGCCGACGAAGAAGACCCACCTCAAGTACCGCTGCAGCGAGTGCGGCAAGGCCCACATGCGCGAGGGCTGGCGCGCCGGCCGGCTGACGTTCCAGGAGTAA